The stretch of DNA ATGATACTGAGCAGCACACTTACGATCATTGCCATGAAGTCTGAATCGAAGCCAAGCATAGCGACCGCGCCGATGATGAATCCGATCACCAAGCCGATGGCAGTGAATTGGAGTATCTTACCGAATGTTACGGAATGCATCTATCCCCATCCTCTCATCTGCCTTTTTATCTATTTTTCTTATACCCCAAACGCAATGAGACTATTCTTCCATTCGATCGTTTAGTATAATAAGCCAAAAAAACACTGGGGGAAATGGCATGCAATACCGTATCGCAGAAATTCATGATCTTCCTGCAATTGTTTCCATTTATAATTCCACAATTCGGGGAAGGATGGTGACAGCCGATCTGGAAGAGATATCAGTCGAAAGCAGATTGGAATGGTTCCAGCGTCATACTGAGCTGAGACCGCTTTGGGTGGTAGAAGAAGATGGGAATATATTGGGCTGGATCAGCCTGGAGCCGTTTTATGGCAGGGCTGCTTATCATAAGACTGTGGAAGTCAGCATCTATATCCATGAGGATGCCCGAGGCAAAGGACTAGGGAAAAAAATGCTGCAGTTCGTCCTTGATCAGTCCAAGGCATTGGATTTCAAGACTGTTTTAGGTTTTGTTTTCGGACATAACGAACCAAGCATCAAGCTTTTCGAGCACTTTGGATTTGAGCGTTGGGCCAATATGCCGAATGTTGCGGAACTCGATGGCATCGAGCGGGATCTAGTTATTCTAGGCAAGCGAATTCGGCCATGACAGCTATCCACTTGTGGATAAGTTCCTCTCAGCATCAATCGTCAAATTTTTCTGTGTATAACTCAAGTTACGCACAAATTATGTGAACAAACAGAATCTTTCTGTGTACAAGCATCTCCTTACCCACAAAAAAATGTGCATAGCCTCTAAGCTATGCACATTTGCCATATCTCTCATTTCGTCCTTCGAGCAAAATCGACAAAGCGGAACTTGTCAGGGCGATGTTTCGACTCCGTGTATTGGAATAAAGTCGTATCCTCCAGATAAACAGCACTGCGCACCACCACAAGCTGTTGATAACTTCCCATGTCCAATATCTCTTTATCTTTTGCATCTGCCTCTTCGACGACAACTTCCTTCCTTGCGTAGCTGATCGAAAGCCCCAATTCCTTTTCCAGATAATCATAAATAGAATCAGCGGCAATTTCTTTCGTAAGCCCCGGGGCCAGCTCCTTCAATAGCAGATCTTTATCATAAATGACTGCTTCCCCATCAAGCTTGCGCAACCGGTGCAGCTCCCATACAGGAGCACCCTCCCCGCATTGCAGCACCTGCTGCCTGAA from Terribacillus sp. FSL K6-0262 encodes:
- a CDS encoding GNAT family N-acetyltransferase codes for the protein MQYRIAEIHDLPAIVSIYNSTIRGRMVTADLEEISVESRLEWFQRHTELRPLWVVEEDGNILGWISLEPFYGRAAYHKTVEVSIYIHEDARGKGLGKKMLQFVLDQSKALDFKTVLGFVFGHNEPSIKLFEHFGFERWANMPNVAELDGIERDLVILGKRIRP
- the treR gene encoding trehalose operon repressor gives rise to the protein MEKKFQAIYDLLAKEIQTEKIRAGQLLPSENELTERFATSRETVRKALQLLSQNGYIQKLQGKGSVVLEQDKLPLPVSGLTSFKELARSMSQKVETSVIKLLTEEARGFRQQVLQCGEGAPVWELHRLRKLDGEAVIYDKDLLLKELAPGLTKEIAADSIYDYLEKELGLSISYARKEVVVEEADAKDKEILDMGSYQQLVVVRSAVYLEDTTLFQYTESKHRPDKFRFVDFARRTK